In Janthinobacterium rivuli, a single genomic region encodes these proteins:
- a CDS encoding efflux RND transporter permease subunit — MNFSSLSIKNPIPAIMLFVLLTLAGLLAYKANPVQDFPDIELPIVTVSAVLPGAAPAQLETEVARKIEDSVATLQGVKNIYTKVLDGVVTVTVEFILEKQIAEAVNDVRDAVARVKADMPAELRDPTVTKASTAGRVVLTFIATAKPGVDNPLDAPDLSWFVDNTVAKRLLTVPGVGAVTRVGGVYREIQVELDEARMAALKVSALDVSRQLRLVQREAPGGRGDISGAEQSVRTIATVKTADELSRVEVPLPDGRHVRLDQVATVRDTIAEPRALAEQDGKTVVAFEVFRTKGASEVAVAKGARDAIADLQKENPNVVLQQSIDNAFPVEENFDGSMELLYEGALLAVLVVWWFLRDWRATLVAAAALPLSVMPAFLGIYWFGYTLNTVTLLSLALVVGVLVDDAIVEIENIERHLRMGKSPMEAAMEAADEIGMAVIATTFALVAVFLPTAFMSGIPGLFFKQFGWTAVLAVLASLVVARLLTPMMAAYILKPLPHKEEQDGWLMTRYLTVMRWCLNHRGITAIAAALFFVGAIALVPLLPTGFVPAADRAQTQINLELPPGSTLGETQAVAALARDAAMRTPGIQGVFSSIGGGSSGDAFAPGAAAEARRAVLTLTTVHRTERKESMADLETQLRNKLDTIPGARFTVGPPDTGVKMQLVLRSEDPVALMAAAQKVERELRGLKGIGNVNSSASLVRPEIIVRPDFAKAADLGVTAAAIGETVRVATAGDYDTDLTKMNLPERQVPIRVKLPNSVRADLAAIERLTVPGKNGPVRLANVATVTMESGPAQIDRLNRSRNVTLDVELGSRTLGELNVEARALPSMKNLPPSVKIAELGDAQEMASLFASFGLAMLIGVLCIYCVLVLLFKDFMQPVTILAALPLSIGGAFVALLITGSALSMPSMIGLIMLMGIVTKNSILLVDYAILARQAGMNRFDALVDACHKRSRPILMTTIAMGAGMMPLALGWGADPSFRSPMAITVIGGLITSTLLSLLVVPAVFTYIDDLEHLLKRGMAKLRRQKAPPRRDDKVALEK; from the coding sequence ATGAATTTTTCCTCCCTCTCGATCAAGAATCCGATCCCGGCCATCATGCTGTTCGTGCTGCTGACCCTGGCCGGTCTGCTGGCCTACAAGGCCAATCCGGTGCAGGATTTCCCCGACATCGAACTGCCCATCGTCACCGTCAGCGCGGTGCTGCCCGGCGCCGCGCCGGCCCAGCTGGAAACGGAAGTGGCGCGCAAGATCGAAGACTCCGTCGCCACCTTGCAAGGCGTGAAAAACATCTACACCAAGGTGCTCGATGGCGTCGTCACGGTGACCGTCGAATTCATCCTGGAAAAGCAGATCGCCGAAGCCGTCAACGATGTGCGCGACGCCGTCGCCCGCGTGAAAGCGGACATGCCGGCCGAGCTGCGCGACCCCACCGTCACCAAGGCTTCCACCGCCGGCAGGGTCGTGCTGACCTTTATCGCCACGGCCAAACCCGGTGTCGATAATCCGCTCGATGCGCCCGACCTGTCCTGGTTCGTCGACAACACGGTGGCCAAGCGCCTCCTGACCGTGCCCGGCGTGGGCGCCGTCACCCGTGTCGGCGGCGTGTACCGCGAGATCCAGGTGGAACTCGACGAGGCGCGCATGGCCGCATTGAAGGTGTCGGCTCTCGACGTCTCGCGCCAGCTGCGCCTGGTGCAGCGCGAAGCGCCTGGCGGCCGGGGCGACATCAGCGGCGCCGAGCAGTCGGTGCGCACCATCGCCACCGTGAAAACGGCCGATGAACTGTCGCGCGTCGAAGTGCCGCTGCCGGACGGGCGCCATGTGCGCCTGGACCAGGTCGCCACCGTGCGCGACACGATCGCCGAACCGCGCGCGCTGGCCGAGCAGGATGGCAAGACGGTCGTCGCCTTTGAAGTATTCCGCACCAAGGGCGCCAGCGAAGTGGCCGTCGCCAAGGGCGCGCGCGACGCCATCGCCGACCTGCAGAAGGAAAACCCGAACGTGGTGCTGCAGCAGTCGATCGACAATGCCTTCCCCGTCGAGGAAAACTTCGACGGCTCGATGGAGCTGCTGTACGAAGGCGCGCTGCTGGCCGTGCTGGTGGTGTGGTGGTTCCTGCGCGACTGGCGCGCCACCCTGGTGGCCGCGGCCGCCCTGCCCCTGTCCGTGATGCCGGCCTTCCTCGGCATCTACTGGTTCGGCTACACGCTCAATACCGTCACCCTGCTGTCGCTGGCCCTCGTCGTCGGCGTGCTGGTCGACGATGCCATCGTGGAAATCGAAAACATCGAGCGCCATCTGCGCATGGGCAAGTCGCCGATGGAAGCGGCCATGGAAGCGGCCGATGAAATCGGCATGGCGGTCATCGCCACCACCTTCGCGCTGGTGGCCGTGTTCCTGCCGACAGCCTTCATGAGCGGCATTCCCGGCCTGTTCTTCAAGCAGTTCGGCTGGACGGCCGTGCTGGCCGTGCTGGCGTCCCTGGTGGTAGCGCGGTTGCTCACGCCAATGATGGCCGCCTACATATTGAAACCGCTGCCGCACAAGGAAGAGCAGGATGGCTGGCTGATGACGCGCTATCTGACGGTCATGCGCTGGTGCCTGAACCACCGCGGCATCACGGCCATCGCCGCTGCCCTGTTCTTTGTCGGCGCCATCGCGCTCGTGCCGCTGCTGCCGACCGGTTTCGTGCCGGCCGCCGACCGCGCACAGACGCAGATCAACCTGGAACTGCCGCCCGGCTCCACCCTGGGCGAAACGCAGGCCGTGGCAGCCCTGGCACGCGATGCGGCCATGCGCACGCCTGGCATCCAGGGCGTCTTCAGTTCGATAGGCGGCGGCTCCAGCGGCGACGCCTTCGCCCCCGGCGCGGCAGCCGAGGCGCGCCGCGCCGTGCTGACCCTGACCACCGTGCACCGCACCGAGCGCAAGGAATCGATGGCGGACCTGGAAACGCAGTTGCGCAACAAGCTCGATACCATCCCCGGCGCCCGCTTCACGGTGGGACCGCCCGACACGGGCGTCAAGATGCAGCTGGTGCTGCGTTCGGAAGACCCGGTGGCACTGATGGCGGCAGCGCAAAAGGTCGAGCGCGAGCTGCGCGGCCTGAAAGGCATCGGCAACGTCAATTCCAGCGCCTCGCTGGTGCGCCCGGAAATCATCGTGCGTCCTGATTTCGCCAAGGCGGCCGACCTGGGCGTGACGGCGGCAGCCATCGGCGAAACCGTGCGCGTGGCCACGGCCGGCGACTACGACACGGACCTGACGAAAATGAACCTGCCCGAGCGGCAAGTGCCGATCCGCGTCAAGCTGCCCAACAGCGTGCGCGCCGACCTGGCCGCCATCGAGCGCCTGACCGTGCCCGGCAAGAATGGCCCGGTGCGCCTGGCGAACGTGGCCACGGTGACGATGGAAAGCGGCCCGGCGCAGATCGACCGCTTGAACCGCAGCCGCAACGTGACCCTCGACGTGGAACTCGGCTCGCGCACCCTCGGTGAATTGAACGTGGAAGCGCGCGCGCTGCCGTCGATGAAGAATTTGCCGCCATCCGTGAAGATCGCCGAACTGGGCGACGCGCAGGAGATGGCCTCGCTGTTCGCCAGCTTCGGCCTGGCCATGCTGATCGGCGTGCTGTGCATCTACTGCGTGCTGGTGCTGCTGTTCAAGGACTTCATGCAGCCGGTGACCATCCTGGCGGCGCTGCCGCTGTCGATCGGCGGCGCCTTCGTGGCGCTCTTGATCACGGGCAGCGCCCTGTCGATGCCGTCGATGATCGGCCTGATCATGCTGATGGGGATCGTCACCAAGAACTCGATCCTGCTGGTCGACTATGCGATCCTGGCACGCCAGGCGGGCATGAACCGCTTCGATGCGCTGGTCGACGCCTGCCACAAGCGCAGCCGTCCCATCCTGATGACGACGATTGCCATGGGCGCCGGCATGATGCCGCTGGCGCTGGGCTGGGGCGCCGACCCCAGCTTCCGTTCGCCGATGGCCATCACCGTCATCGGCGGCCTGATCACCTCGACCTTATTGAGCCTGCTGGTGGTGCCGGCCGTGTTCACCTACATCGACGACCTGGAGCACCTGCTCAAGCGCGGCATGGCGAAACTGCGCCGCCAGAAGGCGCCGCCGCGGCGCGATGACAAGGTGGCGCTGGAAAAATAA
- a CDS encoding tetratricopeptide repeat protein translates to MTIFGIGIHILIAVFFAIHVVRNGQQLYWLLILFMFPLLGSVVYFFAIYLPNSRLPQGARKVASVAVQVLDPNRELREAKAAFEYTPTAQNQMRLASAQLEAGDAQEAASTYEACLQGAFASDLEIRLGAARAYLECERGAEALTHLEFIRRTDIQFRPEMVSLLTARALAQSGRQVEAKAEFDDALTRYNSFECRAECAIWALQQGDKVLSDRLLLDIDSAMARWSSHTRAMYAPLLVRLEKARR, encoded by the coding sequence ATGACAATTTTTGGCATAGGCATCCACATCCTGATCGCGGTATTTTTTGCGATCCACGTGGTGCGCAACGGGCAGCAGCTGTACTGGCTGCTCATTTTATTCATGTTCCCGCTGCTGGGCAGCGTGGTGTATTTCTTCGCCATCTACCTGCCCAATTCGCGCCTGCCGCAAGGCGCGCGCAAGGTCGCGTCGGTGGCTGTGCAGGTGCTCGATCCGAACCGCGAATTGCGCGAGGCGAAAGCGGCCTTCGAGTACACGCCGACGGCGCAAAACCAGATGCGCCTGGCCAGCGCGCAGCTGGAAGCGGGCGATGCGCAGGAAGCGGCATCGACGTACGAAGCCTGCCTGCAGGGAGCGTTTGCATCGGATCTGGAAATTCGCCTCGGCGCGGCGCGCGCCTACCTGGAATGCGAACGGGGCGCCGAAGCGCTGACGCACCTGGAATTCATCCGCCGCACGGATATCCAATTTCGTCCCGAGATGGTGTCGCTGCTGACGGCGCGCGCGCTGGCGCAAAGCGGGCGCCAGGTGGAAGCGAAGGCGGAATTCGACGACGCGCTGACGCGCTACAACAGCTTCGAGTGCCGAGCCGAGTGCGCGATCTGGGCGCTGCAGCAGGGCGACAAGGTATTGTCGGACCGCCTGCTGCTCGATATCGACAGCGCCATGGCTCGCTGGAGCAGCCATACGCGTGCCATGTATGCGCCGCTGCTGGTGCGCCTGGAGAAGGCGCGCAGGTAG
- a CDS encoding efflux transporter outer membrane subunit, whose amino-acid sequence MKRRFLLMAGALALAGCAANAPPQPASALQLPSGWRAQAIGAPAATEAQVEQLWWQAFGDPVLSDLVGEALARNGDLRVARARVQEYRARLAQADANRAPNLAFDGSPTRTRTLASSGKPYVTNVFQAELQASYEIDVWGRLASLSDAAGESYRAEQASLDAAALSIAASVATSYLNLRGLDAQLALTQSTLQLREQSRELARKQFEVGYSSRLEWLQAQSEYHAAAEQVPQLQRQIFEQENALAILVGGNPGPIARGLPLAELAAPGVPAGLPSELLRRRPDIARAEHNLAAANASLAATRDQLLPSFKLTAVGGGQATTLTDFLHAPTALWRLTALAAGPLFDGGRVQAQTDAAGAQRDQLVYAYENVVRNAFAETENSLGAIYRLRQQAVENDARRATAADTLRIAHNRYRNGYASYLEELDAQRTLYSADVGLLQLKTRILVASVDLYRAMGGGWSAKTQ is encoded by the coding sequence ATGAAGCGCCGTTTCCTGCTGATGGCCGGTGCGCTGGCGCTGGCCGGCTGCGCCGCCAACGCCCCGCCGCAGCCTGCGTCGGCACTGCAGCTGCCGTCCGGCTGGCGTGCGCAAGCCATCGGCGCACCGGCGGCGACCGAGGCTCAAGTCGAGCAGCTGTGGTGGCAGGCTTTTGGCGATCCGGTCTTGAGCGACCTGGTGGGCGAGGCGCTGGCGCGCAATGGCGACTTGCGCGTGGCGCGCGCCCGCGTGCAGGAGTACCGCGCGCGCCTGGCGCAGGCCGACGCAAACCGCGCGCCCAACCTGGCCTTCGACGGCTCGCCCACGCGCACGCGCACCCTGGCGTCCAGCGGCAAGCCGTATGTGACGAACGTCTTCCAGGCGGAACTGCAGGCCAGTTATGAAATCGATGTGTGGGGCCGGCTGGCCAGTCTGAGCGATGCGGCGGGCGAGAGCTACCGCGCCGAGCAGGCCAGCCTCGATGCGGCGGCCCTGTCGATCGCCGCCAGCGTGGCGACGAGTTATCTGAATTTGCGGGGACTCGACGCGCAGCTGGCGCTGACGCAATCGACCTTGCAGCTGCGCGAACAGTCGCGCGAGCTGGCGCGCAAGCAGTTCGAGGTGGGCTACAGCTCGCGCCTGGAATGGCTGCAGGCGCAATCGGAATACCATGCGGCGGCCGAGCAGGTGCCGCAGCTGCAACGGCAGATCTTCGAACAGGAAAACGCGCTGGCCATCCTCGTCGGCGGCAATCCCGGCCCCATCGCGCGCGGCTTGCCGCTGGCCGAGCTGGCGGCGCCCGGCGTACCGGCCGGCCTGCCGTCCGAATTGCTGCGCCGGCGGCCCGACATCGCGCGCGCGGAACACAACCTGGCGGCCGCCAACGCCAGCCTGGCCGCCACGCGCGACCAGCTGCTGCCCTCGTTCAAGCTGACGGCCGTCGGCGGCGGGCAGGCCACGACCTTGACCGATTTCCTGCATGCGCCGACGGCCCTGTGGCGCCTGACGGCGCTGGCGGCCGGCCCCCTGTTCGACGGCGGCCGGGTACAGGCGCAGACGGATGCGGCCGGCGCGCAGCGCGATCAGCTCGTGTACGCATATGAAAACGTGGTGCGCAATGCTTTCGCCGAAACGGAAAACAGCCTGGGCGCCATCTACCGGCTGCGGCAGCAAGCCGTGGAAAACGATGCGCGCCGCGCCACGGCGGCGGACACCCTGCGCATCGCGCACAACCGCTACCGCAATGGCTATGCCTCCTACCTGGAAGAACTCGACGCCCAGCGCACCCTGTACAGCGCGGACGTGGGGCTGCTGCAGCTGAAGACGCGCATCCTCGTCGCTTCCGTCGACCTGTACCGCGCCATGGGCGGCGGCTGGTCGGCCAAGACGCAATAG
- a CDS encoding HlyD family secretion protein, translating into MTENNTTSPVQPTAPAPAAPSTAQPDRRHQWLSALAFAAVALVGVLIVLYAWRLPPFTSPIVTTENATVRGQVTIIGTQLSGYVVEVTVQDFMDVKEGQLLVRIDDRIYQQRYEQAQAQLAAQQAALSNWAQQKASAQAGISVSEAVMANAEAQARKASADLNRVEQLVADGSLSQREHDQSRATQAQMAAALAQARANLDIAQQSVHSVVVNKQALEAAVANAQAAVKAAKIDLDNTRIVAPSDGQLGQVTVRQGAYVNSGAQLMALVPRQMWVIANFKETQMNGVQEGQSATFHVDALDGAVLTGQVERISPATGSEFSVLPADNATGNYLKIAQRIPVRIRIDAGQANARRLVPGMSVVVSVDTSAVLNDSAENPAPPPAPKKAKP; encoded by the coding sequence ATGACAGAAAATAACACCACGTCGCCAGTACAGCCTACCGCACCCGCACCCGCCGCCCCTTCCACGGCGCAGCCGGACCGGCGCCACCAGTGGTTGTCCGCGCTGGCCTTTGCCGCCGTGGCCCTGGTGGGCGTGCTGATCGTGCTGTACGCGTGGCGGCTGCCGCCGTTCACCAGTCCCATCGTGACGACGGAAAACGCCACCGTGCGCGGACAGGTGACCATCATCGGCACGCAGCTGTCCGGGTATGTGGTGGAAGTGACGGTGCAGGACTTCATGGACGTCAAGGAGGGCCAGCTGCTGGTGCGCATCGATGACCGCATCTACCAGCAGCGCTACGAGCAGGCGCAGGCCCAGCTGGCCGCGCAGCAGGCGGCGCTGTCGAACTGGGCACAGCAAAAGGCCAGCGCGCAGGCGGGCATTTCCGTCAGCGAGGCCGTGATGGCGAATGCGGAAGCGCAGGCGCGCAAGGCCAGCGCCGACCTCAATCGGGTGGAGCAGCTGGTGGCCGATGGTTCATTGTCGCAGCGCGAACACGACCAGTCGCGCGCCACGCAGGCGCAGATGGCGGCGGCGCTGGCGCAGGCGCGCGCCAATCTCGACATCGCCCAGCAAAGCGTGCATAGCGTGGTGGTCAACAAGCAGGCCCTGGAAGCGGCCGTGGCCAACGCGCAGGCGGCCGTCAAGGCAGCGAAGATCGACCTCGATAACACGCGCATCGTGGCGCCGTCCGATGGCCAGCTGGGCCAGGTGACGGTGCGCCAGGGCGCGTACGTGAATTCGGGCGCGCAGCTGATGGCGCTGGTGCCGCGCCAGATGTGGGTGATCGCCAATTTCAAGGAAACGCAAATGAATGGCGTGCAGGAAGGGCAGAGCGCCACCTTCCACGTCGATGCGCTCGACGGCGCCGTGCTGACGGGGCAGGTCGAGCGCATCTCGCCAGCCACCGGCTCCGAATTTTCCGTGCTGCCGGCCGATAACGCGACGGGCAACTACCTCAAAATCGCCCAGCGCATTCCCGTGCGCATCCGCATCGATGCGGGGCAGGCAAATGCGCGCCGTCTCGTGCCGGGCATGTCGGTGGTGGTCAGCGTCGACACGTCGGCCGTGCTGAACGACTCGGCGGAGAATCCCGCGCCGCCACCTGCACCGAAGAAGGCCAAGCCATGA
- a CDS encoding MFS transporter, producing the protein MDKYTPRTWGPGERPTLPGSPSMPEHSTPKRVAYFIVGLIVALTGGLGNGLVTANLLNLQGSLAAYAYQMQWLPAAYVMTIVSMNLLLVKFRQQFGLRLFTEAFLVLYALVTFAHLYANTLPSAIAVRAAHGMVGGALGVLGLYYTLQAFPARHRLKGVVLGLGFAQLALPLARIFTSELLQIGEWHGLYLFELGLALLALGCVLALKLPPGDRVQTFEPLDFLTFILFAPGVALLCAVLAQGRTAWWMESEWVGVCLACSIVLIAASLAIEHNRARPLLNTRWLTTGKIAKLFLSVLLFRIVLSESTGAVGFLQALGLNTDQMQNLFIVVLLGSVAGLVVSALTINPATLNRSLMFALLLIAFGALIDAHATSQTRPVNMYVSQFLLAFGGTYFLGPTMVAGMGAVIAEPRNLVSFSVMFTMTQNLGGLLGAAIVGTIQTAREKYHSSYLVEHLTMLDPQVAARVQSGAASYGGVLADPALRSAQGVARLGAIATREANVLAYNDVFLMIAGVAIATLIWMLVSQSWTRITTGARRLVGPVRDAQTAMAIVPITNSEPSNDRK; encoded by the coding sequence ATGGACAAGTACACACCTCGCACCTGGGGGCCGGGCGAACGCCCGACCTTGCCCGGGTCGCCATCGATGCCCGAACATTCGACGCCCAAGCGTGTCGCGTATTTCATCGTCGGCCTGATCGTCGCGCTGACGGGGGGACTGGGCAACGGCCTGGTGACGGCCAATTTGCTGAACCTGCAAGGATCGCTGGCCGCCTATGCCTACCAGATGCAGTGGCTGCCGGCTGCCTACGTGATGACCATCGTCTCCATGAATCTGCTGCTGGTGAAGTTCCGCCAGCAGTTCGGCCTGCGCCTGTTTACGGAAGCATTCCTGGTGCTGTATGCGCTGGTGACGTTCGCCCACTTGTATGCCAATACCTTGCCCTCGGCGATCGCCGTGCGCGCCGCGCATGGCATGGTGGGCGGCGCGCTGGGCGTGCTGGGGCTGTACTACACCCTGCAGGCGTTTCCCGCGCGCCACCGCCTCAAAGGCGTGGTGCTGGGCTTGGGCTTTGCCCAGCTGGCGCTGCCCCTGGCGCGCATCTTCACTTCCGAACTGCTGCAGATCGGCGAGTGGCACGGCCTGTACCTGTTCGAGCTGGGGCTGGCCCTGCTGGCGCTGGGCTGCGTGCTGGCCCTGAAACTGCCTCCCGGCGACCGCGTGCAGACGTTCGAGCCGCTCGATTTCCTGACTTTCATCCTGTTCGCGCCCGGCGTGGCGCTGTTGTGCGCCGTGCTGGCGCAGGGGCGCACTGCGTGGTGGATGGAATCGGAGTGGGTGGGCGTGTGCCTGGCGTGCTCCATCGTGCTGATCGCCGCCTCGCTGGCCATCGAGCATAACCGCGCGCGCCCGCTGCTCAACACGCGCTGGCTCACCACGGGCAAGATCGCCAAGCTGTTTTTATCCGTGCTGCTGTTTCGCATCGTGCTGTCCGAATCGACGGGCGCCGTGGGCTTTTTGCAGGCGCTGGGTTTGAACACGGACCAGATGCAGAACCTGTTCATCGTGGTCCTGCTGGGCAGCGTGGCGGGCCTGGTGGTCAGCGCGCTGACGATCAATCCGGCCACCCTGAACCGTTCGCTGATGTTCGCGCTGCTGCTGATCGCCTTTGGGGCCCTGATCGACGCGCACGCCACCAGCCAGACGCGCCCCGTCAACATGTATGTGAGCCAGTTTCTGCTGGCCTTTGGCGGCACGTATTTCCTCGGTCCTACCATGGTGGCCGGCATGGGCGCCGTGATCGCCGAACCGCGCAACCTGGTGAGTTTTTCCGTGATGTTTACCATGACGCAGAACCTGGGCGGCTTGCTCGGTGCGGCCATCGTCGGCACCATCCAGACGGCGCGCGAAAAATACCATTCCAGCTACCTGGTCGAGCATCTCACCATGCTCGACCCGCAGGTGGCCGCGCGCGTGCAGTCGGGCGCCGCAAGCTATGGCGGCGTGCTGGCGGATCCCGCCTTGCGCAGCGCCCAGGGCGTGGCGCGCCTGGGCGCCATCGCCACGCGCGAAGCCAACGTGCTGGCTTACAACGACGTTTTTTTGATGATCGCAGGCGTCGCCATCGCCACCCTGATCTGGATGCTGGTCAGCCAGTCCTGGACCCGCATCACCACCGGCGCGCGCCGCCTGGTCGGCCCCGTGCGCGATGCGCAGACGGCCATGGCCATCGTCCCCATTACCAATTCGGAACCGAGCAATGACAGAAAATAA
- a CDS encoding catalase codes for MATNKKTPSTDGAGSVMSSMSGPSDSNAPHSLGADNDVTRALLQKTAAGQPLSAAMAVNPKEEGQYGEAARTPPEGVHVATGEPLATASTTGETLPSPKTGDGQPVPGENARNASLDGARSDDSGCVLTTNQGVPVGDNQNSLKAGLRGPTLMEDFILREKLTHFDHERIPERVVHARGSAAHGYFECYKEQGKLTRAAPFARAGKRTPVFVRFSTVAGERGSTDTARDVRGFAVKFYTDEGNWDLVGNNIPVFFIQDAMKFPDVVHAVKPEPHHGMPQAASAHDTFWDFASLSPEITHMLMWVMSDRAIPRSYRMMQGFGVHTFRLVNAKGQSVFCKFHWSPMAGTHSLVWDEAVKISGADSDFHRRDLWESIECGEYPEYELSFQVFTEAQAEAFPFDVLDPTKLIPEEVVPLIPVGKMVLNRNPDNFFAETEQVAFCTAHIVPGIDFSNDPLLQGRIHSYVDTQLTRLGGPNFHEIPINAPLAPVHNNQRDGMHRQAINRGRVAYEPNSLAGGCPFQAGAKGFNSFPASAEGDKVRGKPEKFAEHYAQARLFWISQTPVEQDHIVHAFRFELSKVQTVAIRQRIVAMLRNVDETLAQRLADGLGLALPPAMPRASLQPLPAYPPSPALSLFFRPGKTGIHTLRVAILVGPGSDGAQVRNIYAALLADGAVPRLVGSHLGKVDTSGGAPLDVEIALEAGPSVLFDAVVVPDGQGAVQQLGSDANALDFLRLQYRHCKPMLAIGAGKDLLDKAGVPVTLPDGKPDPAIIVAPSGDLVKAVAAFKKALAAHRAFARETDPPRV; via the coding sequence ATGGCTACCAACAAGAAAACGCCGTCCACGGACGGTGCTGGCTCCGTCATGAGCAGCATGTCCGGCCCATCCGACAGCAATGCGCCGCACAGCCTGGGCGCGGACAACGACGTGACCCGCGCGCTGCTGCAAAAGACGGCCGCCGGCCAGCCGCTATCCGCCGCCATGGCCGTCAATCCCAAGGAAGAGGGCCAGTATGGCGAGGCGGCGCGCACGCCGCCCGAAGGCGTGCATGTGGCGACGGGCGAGCCGCTGGCCACGGCCAGCACCACGGGCGAAACGCTACCTTCTCCGAAGACGGGCGATGGCCAGCCGGTGCCGGGCGAGAATGCGCGCAACGCCTCGCTGGATGGCGCCCGTAGCGACGACAGCGGCTGCGTGCTGACGACGAATCAGGGCGTGCCTGTGGGCGACAACCAGAACTCGCTGAAGGCGGGCTTGCGCGGCCCCACCCTGATGGAAGATTTTATTTTGCGTGAAAAACTCACGCATTTCGACCATGAGCGCATCCCCGAGCGCGTCGTGCATGCGCGCGGCTCGGCCGCCCACGGTTACTTCGAATGCTACAAGGAGCAAGGCAAGCTGACGCGTGCCGCGCCGTTCGCCAGGGCGGGCAAGCGCACGCCCGTCTTCGTGCGCTTTTCCACCGTGGCCGGTGAACGCGGTTCGACCGATACGGCGCGCGACGTGCGCGGCTTTGCCGTGAAGTTTTATACGGACGAGGGCAACTGGGATTTGGTGGGCAATAACATCCCCGTCTTCTTCATCCAGGATGCGATGAAGTTCCCGGACGTGGTCCATGCCGTCAAGCCCGAGCCGCATCATGGCATGCCGCAGGCGGCCAGCGCGCACGACACCTTCTGGGACTTCGCCTCGCTGTCGCCGGAAATCACGCACATGCTGATGTGGGTCATGTCGGACCGCGCCATCCCGCGCAGTTATCGGATGATGCAGGGCTTCGGCGTGCATACCTTCCGCCTCGTCAATGCCAAGGGCCAGTCCGTGTTTTGCAAATTCCACTGGTCGCCGATGGCCGGCACGCATTCGCTCGTGTGGGACGAAGCCGTCAAGATCAGCGGCGCCGATTCCGACTTCCACCGGCGCGACCTGTGGGAATCCATCGAGTGCGGAGAATACCCGGAATACGAGCTGTCGTTCCAGGTCTTCACGGAAGCGCAGGCGGAAGCGTTTCCCTTCGACGTGCTCGACCCGACCAAGCTGATTCCCGAAGAAGTCGTCCCGCTCATCCCCGTCGGGAAAATGGTCTTGAACCGCAATCCCGACAATTTTTTCGCCGAGACGGAGCAGGTAGCCTTTTGCACGGCGCACATCGTGCCCGGCATCGATTTCTCCAACGACCCGCTGCTGCAGGGACGCATCCATTCCTATGTCGATACCCAGCTGACGCGCCTGGGCGGCCCGAATTTCCACGAAATTCCCATCAATGCGCCGCTGGCGCCCGTGCACAACAACCAGCGCGACGGCATGCACCGCCAGGCCATCAACCGGGGCCGGGTCGCGTACGAGCCCAATTCGCTGGCGGGCGGCTGTCCGTTCCAGGCGGGCGCGAAGGGCTTCAACAGTTTTCCCGCTTCCGCCGAGGGCGACAAGGTGCGCGGCAAGCCCGAGAAATTCGCCGAACACTACGCCCAGGCGCGCCTGTTCTGGATCAGTCAGACGCCCGTCGAACAAGACCATATCGTGCATGCGTTCCGCTTTGAACTGAGCAAGGTGCAAACGGTGGCCATCCGCCAGCGCATCGTCGCCATGCTGCGCAACGTCGACGAGACCCTGGCGCAGCGCCTGGCCGATGGCCTGGGCCTGGCCCTGCCGCCCGCCATGCCGCGCGCCTCGCTGCAGCCGCTGCCGGCGTATCCGCCATCGCCCGCGCTGTCGCTGTTTTTCCGCCCCGGCAAGACGGGCATTCACACCCTGCGCGTGGCCATCCTGGTGGGACCGGGCAGCGATGGCGCGCAGGTGCGCAACATCTATGCCGCGCTGCTGGCCGATGGCGCCGTACCGCGCCTGGTGGGCAGCCACCTGGGGAAAGTCGACACCAGCGGCGGCGCGCCGCTCGACGTGGAAATTGCGCTTGAAGCGGGACCGTCCGTGCTGTTCGACGCCGTCGTGGTGCCGGACGGCCAGGGCGCCGTGCAGCAGCTGGGCAGCGACGCCAATGCGCTCGACTTCCTGCGCCTGCAATACCGCCACTGCAAGCCGATGCTGGCCATCGGCGCGGGCAAGGACTTGCTGGACAAGGCGGGCGTGCCGGTGACCCTGCCCGATGGCAAGCCGGATCCCGCCATCATCGTCGCGCCGTCCGGCGACCTGGTGAAAGCCGTGGCGGCCTTTAAAAAGGCGCTGGCCGCGCACCGGGCGTTTGCGCGCGAGACGGATCCGCCCCGGGTGTAA
- a CDS encoding DUF883 family protein: MNAIEKTSSDMNGTAQDTRQDLHRTIDKVASQAQPLADKVATRAHDGVDQVGDRLDQVSDTVNKASERLMARGKQLGAACQRAGETGRDYVRERPAVSLLIAAAAGYGLSKLLGSRK; the protein is encoded by the coding sequence ATGAACGCGATTGAAAAAACCAGCTCCGATATGAACGGCACCGCCCAGGATACCCGCCAGGATTTGCACCGCACCATCGACAAGGTGGCAAGCCAGGCCCAGCCCCTGGCCGACAAGGTGGCCACGCGTGCCCATGACGGCGTGGACCAGGTGGGCGACCGCCTCGATCAGGTCAGCGATACCGTCAACAAGGCATCCGAACGCCTGATGGCGCGAGGCAAGCAATTGGGCGCCGCCTGCCAGCGCGCCGGCGAAACGGGCCGCGACTATGTGCGCGAACGCCCGGCCGTGTCCTTGCTGATTGCGGCGGCCGCCGGTTATGGCCTGTCGAAACTGCTGGGCTCGCGCAAGTAA